ACGCACAAGAAACTGAATTTCACTGTTGGCACTTATAGTCACGGCAACTATCGTTGGCAACCAATGAATTATCTTGTGGTCGTATATgggaaacgaataaaaatgtttttttttttcggtgaaCTCATTTAATGTAAAGTTGTGGGCGTAGACTTTGTTAAAGACGAGTATAAATTTTATCCCCCTAGAGAACTTTTGGAAAGGGAGTCAAGGCGATTAGTCTCAGGCAAAATAGAAATTCCATTCGTGAAAGTCGATAGAAATCCACGCCGTTTCACGACCACCGACTCATCACCACAATTTACTCAAAACAAATCAGTATCGTAGGCACtaaccaatttaaaaaaaaaggctaaatACCTGTATACAAGGCCAGTCTAGCATTTCACTAACGCTCTTACAACGTTCTTGTGCGGGATCGGAATAAAAGGTTGAAACCAACGTCAAAGAAAGCTATAATTTTCCTGGAACATCATTTCGATGTCAACGTTTCCTATTTCACATCCTCGTTTTGCGTGGTTAGAAATAGTCATTCGCTCTTGAAAGAATTACCAGTATCTTGTTTCCAAGTAAGATGAATGAGCAGGGAATTGATCGTCGAGTCATTTTTTATAACGCAAATACATCAATGTTAACACCCCTTTTCCTGAAGTTCATAATAGACAACAAGTAACAACCAAACGTTACGCTAGATGAATAATTCTAAGAGGAAAAATCGGGATAGTGCGTGCCCAAACGAAAGAGACATAATGAGTAAGAAATTTCTGGCAATTTAGGATCGACAATGGAAAGAAAAGTGTGGGAATGAATTTCAAATCGTTACGTGTTTTCTTACCCAGCCTCGTTTAcggaaattttctttctttttcatccgGAATTGTCACATGTTGCGTAAAATGGTAAATAGGGAGCTCCAAACTATGTGGCACGGCAATCATCGTCATGTAACAATCGATCATGAAGTGGGTGGTACCGTAAGAGCCAATGGGTTTCCATTTCGCCTTTACCCTATTGAACGACACATGAAAAAGTTAAGTATTTTTTGGAAGCAGAAGTAGCAAAGCGTAAAATGTGGATCACCTTAACCACCACAGTTCCCCGCATTTCACAGATAAATCCAACAAAACATTGCAAAAGGTTATAAGATTCACGAGAAATATGAATTTTGCCCGGCTAgcgaaaaaataaagggaataATTTTTAACCATTTCCAATAAAACAACTATTGACTACGTAATGTACCAAACTTGTAGTTTGCATCCGAGCTGCAGTGTTGACGGTGtcaccaaaaaaacaatatcgtGGCTGTCTCCTTCCTAAAACTCCAGCAACCGCAGATCCGGAGTGGACACCTTCAAGCGTTACAATTTATGCTAAAATTGAACTGTTGAAATTGATGTGCTGCAAACCTATGCGAATCTGAACAGGTGTATCATTCTTCACGGACAACTCATTAATGACATCGCGAAATTCAAGGGCCACTaatcgaaattttaaaaatacgttatttcttttaaatatacTTTCAGAAAGGACATACCCATGCAAACATCTTTGACGTGCGTATCATTTCTCGTCGGTGCACCTCCGACAACCACGTATACTTTTCCTACCGTCTCCACCTGTGCAAACTAATTATACGATGcctaaaataaattttttaaattctaccTTCTTACCTTGTAAATGTTGTGTTGGTCCATTATTTTGTCCAAAGCAGAGAAAATAGCATTGATGTAACTGACGGCCTCTAGCGCACTTTTAGCCATTATATCTTCAATGTTTGTCATCTCGACAAACGAGACAGTTATGTTGTCAAAAGCCTAAGCAAACGTTTGAGCGAAGTTTGAAAAATCTTAGCAAACGTTAAACGACAGTCACACTCACCTCGCAGGTGTCAACCGGTTCTTTGCCTCTCCGTAGGCTTTCGGCGATTGTTTGAGGAATCATAGAATACAGCAATTCGTCACCTCTTCGCTTCCATTCGTCGAGAAGTTCATGAGTTTTATGcagctcatttgttttttcttccgcTCGTTCGTACAGATCTTCCAATCTACAAGGATATCGTTTTCCATTCAAaactgaatttttaaaaattatttcctaTGTTTTTACCTGGAATTATGCTGCTTTCCTGCCATTACCATTTCGCGACCGTGTCCGTGTAAACTAAGATCTCCGAGAGCGAGACCCAAGTTGGACAAGTCTTCCATATCGTTAATTCTAGaacagaaaatgtaaaatcagtaccaatttttttaattgctaATAATTAATTTGCTTACAATGGATTGCATAGATATATGATTGCTTGCCAATTTTGGATATGCCGCATTTCTCCGCGAAGAAAAGTCTTCGGGGTTCGTCGTTCGACGCAGTATCTAACAACGGACGTTTACAACTACCGTTATGAACCAATGTCATTTCCAGTTCACAGGCGACACGTTTAAGTGTTACCAACTAGAGTCAATAAAATTTCATCAAAAGCGGATATGTAGTAAAAAGAGGTAGAAAATAATTACATTTTCCCACGTGAGGTTTAATCTGGGACGTCGTAATCGAGCAACTTCTGGTAGGATTTGTCCTATCAGTATCCGCGACGGAAATATTTGCTTCATCAAGTGGCCAACAGAGATTATCTTCAGATCTGGGCTAAACAACAAACTGAAAGGGAAAAGCTTCAGCAAAATGCGACTAGAGAGATCAGTTGTTGCTTCTTTTCTGCAAGTTGTCGATCCGAGGAAGTTTCCTTTACGTTCGAGTGCCATGGCCCCATTTTCAATGGTCTTACAAGCCATGTAATTACGGTTGTCGAAATTGAGTCGAATTCGAAATTGGTATCCCACTTCATCGCATTCGTATGGATTTTCGGAAATCGCTGTCATGGAAAGACGAATTCCATAGAAATCCTTTGCAACTTGCTCTAACAAACCTGTGATAAATTGTGAAAGAGGAAGATTCAAATTCATTAGATCCCTCTTCATAGGATAGACGTCTTTTCCACCAAAATTTGCAAATCAAATGAGGGGTCAAAGAATTCAACTTACCGTAAAGGAAGGGGTAGAATCCATTACGCGATGTTCTGTAATGTACGACGACACCATGGTCATCTTCTTCCAAAACGTAAATAAAGGGATGATCCATTTTTGGGTACCTGTATTTCATATGTAGATGAACGCTGTCTATTCCGGAAAGGAAGTGGCAAAAGAAACGTCCACAACTCtataatgaacaaaaaaaagacagcaTATAGTAGTCTATCAAACAATTTCAGTCGTGATCATTTGATCTTAGAACTACGTTGGCCCATTTTGTCTGTTTCACGCATCCGCACTAAATTATTACTTCTAACTGCTCATCGACACGCCTGCTTTTTGAACTTACTGCgatttaaaactaaaaatcaATATAATCTCTATAAAGAATATAAAGAAGTTTAGTTATTCGAAACTTGATATTACAAATACAATTTCTTCAGTTCGTCAATAAATCCTGCCGACCTTCTTTTTCGTTGAATTGTGATTTTCCGTTATCCTCTTACACTAAAGTTTTCACGAACATACTAGATTGGCACCAGTCTTGTAGACGTACCCAAAAAACCAATTTGTATCGTAGTCAGCATAGACGGATGAAGCCCGTcactaaaagaaaataacaaaaaaaaaaaagattacgtctttttactttgattAGTGTTTCATATTTGAAGGCCCGAGCAGCTCGTATGAAGCAGCGTCCAAAGTAAGTAAGACAATCTTCTGCGGTCGAAGCGTCAGCTATTAAGGTCACGGCGGCGTTCGCTAATTTCATAACCAATTCCTAGTCACAGAGAACGTTCGAAATTAACAGTTGATGGGTAATAAATGAGTTAGAGTATCAGCTTGTTACTTCTGGATAGATGCTGTGAGTGCAAAACGTGGTGTTCTGGTAACCCGCATTTTCAAGAAGAGACAGCCATACATCATTTCCATACTCCATCTAAGTTGACGCGTGTGCATAACACAATCAAGAATGAGATAGGAAACAAAAGTCGATAAAGAAAAGGTCTTGAATTTCTACTGCACGCGTAGCCAATTGAAATTATTAGGTGCACAACTTGTTTAGGGGAGATTAAATTCGTAAGTCCTTTCTGATTCATCTACAAAAATTGTAGCGAGAATTCAAAGTTATAGCTTTCCACAgcgtataaataaataaattaaagcatgtttttctttcgaattcCAGCATGTAGAACACGGTCTCCTACCGCCTGAGTAAGAATTTCCATATCAATCGACAGCTTTCCCATGAAAAGCCTTCAGCAACATACTTTTATCGGCAAGGGACCCTCAGCTCCAAAAATCGACTGCCTTGTTTTTGCCACACATTACGAAAAGGACAACCGAGGATCCAGATTTAGTTCCCAGCCTTTTCTGATGTTTCTCTGCCATATTGCACGCCCAcgaatgttattttcttctacCTACGCGCATTATTGTAAATAAAGCAACATCTGGGTTGCCGTATTCTCTAATGAAAATGTTGCGTCCTATTCGCATAGGTATAAACGTGTCATTACACTGCTATCTTATATAAACTTATGGTCCCATGAAGCTTCTAGGCATTAATAACGCTATTCACTATTTATTGCTAGCGCGTCTGTATCCTTTACGATGTACGTGCTCTTATTCTACGATTTTTAACATTTCAGTTGAAACATTCACTATGTGCCAGCAACTTTACGAACTGTAGTCGGAATCAAATAAATGACAAGTGGAAATAAATTTGTACCTGAATAATGGAACCTATGGTCTCGAATATTAATCCATACATTTTCGAAGAGATCCGATCCCAACAAAGTCGGAAGGTGGAAATAAATCGATTCTGTTGTGACTTTCAATAGATGAGGCCTAGCTTCTATCGAAGAACTCGGAGACAAAAAAATGATAGGATTTAGTCTCGAGTGGCAATCTTGATGCTTGAGTAatagcactttttttttaccgtttccTTCATCCACACCTGTTACTTAGCTGACAAGTACCCTTTGCGTAGCCTTACAAAAATCAGTTTAGTAGAAGAAATGCGTAGAAGTGGAGGctgaaaaagacaagaaaatggcTTTCAAGTTATCACTGTTCTTTTTGTCCCGATGAATGCAATTTGTTTCTTACCTGTGGAAGGAAACGCGTCTTTTGATTTATCCGACGTATGTTACGCGCTTATATACCGGTATTCAAGTGGGAGCTCTCTAAATGTGCGCGGTATCATTTGGAGCTTGATACGCCAACAGCTTTAAATCGCGGGAGCATGCGTACATGATCATGCTATCATGCTGCCTAAAAGGGAtaataattcattttatttttcattaaaacatttttggagtttattaacacaaaatgaaattcttttttactaAAATCAATATATTGATAATATAGtttatgaataaaaaaaaagaaatgtgtttaTGGTGAGCCAAACGTACCTGAGAGACTCTGGATGTCGCCGGTGTGACTCCGATGATAGTTGTTGCCCTTCATGATGTTGGACATTCGACGGATGAATGCACATATCAGGCAAAGACACTCCCTGATGGGAAACCTGAGAGATAAATGGTTGTACCTATAGCCACGGAACTTAAGACGATAATGTTCTTTGCAACCTGTCGCTGGCGTCCGCACAAAAAAGCCATTATGGATCGTTAATATATAACTGCACGTATAAATGAAGGTTGACAGCATTCGCAAGAGGGTCGCTTGACTGGTAGGATGTGTCGAAACCCCACCGTAGCATTTCTTACACATTTCTATCCGTCTTTTCTTATGTAACCACGCAGCCACACATATGCGGCCCATTCGATTTTGTCAGTTCCAATGAAGTACAGCATTACCATTGCTGGATCAGCGTAGCAaggggaaaaggaaaaaaaaaatccttaccAATAACATTATAGAAAAGCTGAGATACTCCAAatcattaaaaacaacaatagaACATTTACTTTATTCTACAAAGTTATTGGAGGCAGATAGATAAAGAAATTCCGCCGAGAAAAGTTTAATTTACGTAGCTCAAGACCAAAGGTATGCTAGAGGTAGGGTAGGAATAacgagaaaacgaaataaagaaaaacggtgGCCATAATGGATTTTTGGTCTCCCTTTCCTCAATTTCGATGCGCTGACGCATTCCGTACCTAAAAGATGTGCTGTTTCTCGGGATcgtcgaaaataaaatatattttaaaacaaataactgCTGACGAGATAATGGGAAACAATAACTAAAAGCGATAAGACAGAGACAGTGAACACAAATTCGAGTCTACGACCCGATTTGCTTTGTCTTATTAACCACAACCTGGCATATTGCAGATGAGCGCATACAAGAACgtgtaagaaacaaaaggtaTTTAAATTAAGATGTAGATAATTTACAAACCATTTATTCAGCTGGTGGTATTTGTACATTAAACGGCAGCGATATCACTGTAATGCTGGTAGCTCCCTCGTAGCTATGTTCCCTCGTAGCTATTCAAGTTTTGTGCGAACGCCGAATCAGCTACCTAAAACAACGTTGGCCGTACCTGTTAATTTCGCCATCTTGTTAGCCAACACCAAGTACAAGATAATATCCACGCATTCACTGCTGCTTAATTGTCTTTTCAAATACAGAAGGGCCTGCCGAATCACTCGAACCGCATGTCTCGATGATTCAAACGTGTTAAACTAACAATACTTTCAATCGATGCCCAATATTTGCCAGAATGACACAATGTGCGGACATAGAGAAGCTGTGATCGATGCACTACACTACACCTAGTACACCAGTCAAAACGAGAAACACTAATCATACACAAAGATATTTTCACTGTCGTTTACCTTTGGACTTTCTGCCACGTCTGCTAGTTTCTTCATCGACACGTTACCTACTGGAGCCTTTTGCCACGCACGCAGCGTTAGCCTGTTGGGCAATTTCAGAAGTAGGATGAGGCCGAAAAGGAAGGGTTCGCAATTCTCAGGCTGTCTAccttttttctaaaatttccaACGGAAAGGTAATGGTAAGAAATTTAATTCTTATCCCAACCTTCTCCACAGTTTTCTACCTCTTCCTCTTTTACATGCGTCAGTTGTCAGTGACAACTTACACGGACTGCTGGGGTCGTCCAGAAACCAATGTATGTCGTATGAGATCacgaattttaaattttatttggcaaaaaaaagaatagcaatTGAGATACCACACATTCTTTAATTCCTAACAGTATGGAGATCGAGCGGCTCATAATGGACGTTCGTATCATACGTTGGTTAATTCCAGAATGACCAAGGAAAAGGAAGTAAGAGtgtaattgaatttttccagGTGCTCCGCTAGAGGAAATCAGATTCTTCGTCGTCAAGGGAAAATTTCTTCTGGAGCGGCTGGTATCGTAAAAGCCAATGAGTTTCCATTTCGCCTTTGCCCTGTGaattgttaaaaaacaaagcaaagcAGATTTTAATGTTTGGAACAATAAGGATATCAGAACAACAAATCACCTTAACCATCACGATTCCGCGTGGTTCACTAATGAATCCATCAAAGCATTGCAAAAGGTTGTAAGCCACGCgcgaaatttgaattttgccaGGCTAGCTCAACAATGTCAGGCGAACAAGATgaagaaaccaaagaaaagtAAATGCCATTTTGCAAGTTTTCCTATAGTATTAATCAATAAAATTGAGTTGTGTACCAAACTGGTGCTTTGCATGCGGGCTGCAGTGTTGACAGTGtcaccaaaaaaacaatagcgaGGCATTTTTCTGCCCAAGACTCCAGCAACCGCAGGACCAGAATGAACTCCTGTATGTTTGAAAACAATGAACTACTGATCATAGCATTTAGAACCACAGATAGCAAACCTATACGAATCCGGACACGTGTGTCGTTGTTCACAGACAACTCCTCCATCACATCACAGAAGCCAAGTGCCACtaaaacatgaaaataaaaatcttgtcCATTTTGGCAattgttttccaatttttcaaaGCATTAAGATCGTACCCATACACACATCTTTTATGTGCGTTTCGTTTTTGGTTGGAGCACCTCCAACTACCATGTACACATTCCCTATCGTCTCCACCTATGCGTCATTACAGACCAATTATCAAATCCAAACTTTTTGCCAAATTCTTAACTTACCTTGTAAACGTTGTGTTGATCAATCACATTGTCAAGTGCAGAGAAAACGGCATTCATACAACTGACAGCCTCTAGTGCACTTTTAGTCATTAGATCGTCCATGTTTGTCATTTCCACAAACGAGATAGTTACACATTCAAAAGCCTTTGATCGGATACAACAGGAAGTACGCCCAAAAATTTTACTGTCAACtagaattaaaattaaatatgtaaataaaaatatttacctcGCAAGTGTCAACTGGCTCTTGGCCTCTTCGTAGCCCTTCGGCAATGGATTGAGGAATCATGGAATAGAGCAGCTCGTCACCTCGCATTTTCCATTCGTCGAGAAGTTCGTGCGTTACTTGCAATTGGTTTGCCTTTTCTTCGGCACGTTCGTACAAATCTTCCaatcttaaaaatattttttttatgatttccaTGTCATTACAGGTTAATAAGATAACATACCGCCTACCTAGAATTGTGTTGTTGTCCTGCCATGATCATTTCGCGACCATGTCCGTGTAAAGTGAGATCACTAAGCGTGAGTCCCAATTCGGAC
The nucleotide sequence above comes from Daphnia carinata strain CSIRO-1 chromosome 3, CSIRO_AGI_Dcar_HiC_V3, whole genome shotgun sequence. Encoded proteins:
- the LOC130685402 gene encoding LOW QUALITY PROTEIN: soluble guanylate cyclase 89Da-like (The sequence of the model RefSeq protein was modified relative to this genomic sequence to represent the inferred CDS: inserted 1 base in 1 codon) — translated: MEYGNDVWLSLLENAGYQNTTFCTHSIYPEELVMKLANAAVTLIADASTAEDCLTYFGRCFIRAARAFKYETLIKSCGRFFCHFLSGIDSVHLHMKYRYPKMDHPFIYVLEEDDHGVVVHYRTSRNGFYPFLYGLLEQVAKDFYGIRLSMTAISENPYECDEVGYQFRIRLNFDNRNYMACKTIENGAMALERKGNFLGSTTCRKEATTDLSSRILLKLFPFSLLFSPDLKIISVGHLMKQIFPSRILIGQILPEVARLRRPRLNLTWENLVTLKRVACELEMTLVHNGSCKRPLLDTASNDEPRRXFLRGEMRHIQNWQAIIYLCNPLINDMEDLSNLGLALGDLSLHGHGREMVMAGKQHNSRLEDLYERAEEKTNELHKTHELLDEWKRRGDELLYSMIPQTIAESLRRGKEPVDTCEAFDNITVSFVEMTNIEDIMAKSALEAVSYINAIFSALDKIMDQHNIYKVETVGKVYVVVGGAPTRNDTHVKDVCMVALEFRDVINELSVKNDTPVQIRIGVHSGSAVAGVLGRRQPRYCFFGDTVNTAARMQTTSLPGKIHISRESYNLLQCFVGFICEMRGTVVVKGKGEMETHWLLRYHPLHDRLLHDDDCRAT